In Aliamphritea ceti, a single window of DNA contains:
- a CDS encoding ParM/StbA family protein, which translates to MFVLGVDIGYSNLKLAIGQSGSEPKTIILPAGAGPADRMPERIGGGDDETCLYVSVDNERWAAGVPAGRLQGWERELHPEYPTTKTYKALFHAALLMAETESIDLVVTGLPVSQFHEPQRKSDLVKRLKGVHQVTPKRSITVHDVKVLPQPAGAYMDMVQTGGDLGLIEEGRVVVIDPGFFSVDWVALEAGEIRYSSSGTSLQAMSVLLETIDKLISEDHGAKVGMDRLEKAMRTGDLQVLLFGEKVDISPYLNAAMKKVAPVALTAMRQSMRDESINADLVLIAGGGALAYKEAAKEIFSRSKIIVPEQSVLANVRGFWFYGA; encoded by the coding sequence ATGTTTGTACTAGGCGTAGATATCGGTTACTCGAACCTGAAGCTGGCAATTGGCCAATCAGGCAGTGAACCAAAAACCATTATTCTGCCTGCGGGTGCCGGTCCTGCGGATCGTATGCCGGAGCGTATCGGTGGAGGCGATGATGAAACTTGTTTGTATGTGTCGGTCGATAACGAGCGTTGGGCCGCTGGTGTGCCTGCTGGACGCCTTCAAGGCTGGGAACGAGAGCTTCACCCGGAATATCCCACCACAAAAACCTATAAGGCGCTTTTTCATGCCGCCTTGTTAATGGCTGAAACTGAGTCCATCGATTTGGTTGTCACTGGATTACCGGTTTCCCAGTTTCATGAACCACAACGTAAGTCTGACCTTGTGAAGCGTTTAAAAGGAGTCCATCAAGTGACGCCTAAGCGCAGCATCACCGTTCATGACGTCAAAGTACTGCCGCAGCCTGCCGGTGCCTATATGGATATGGTTCAAACAGGCGGTGATTTGGGCTTGATTGAAGAAGGTCGCGTCGTGGTCATAGACCCCGGCTTCTTTTCTGTTGACTGGGTTGCCCTTGAGGCTGGAGAAATTCGATACAGCTCTTCAGGAACCAGCCTTCAGGCAATGTCCGTGCTACTGGAAACCATTGATAAGCTGATTTCAGAAGATCACGGTGCCAAAGTAGGAATGGATCGACTTGAAAAAGCCATGAGAACAGGCGACTTGCAGGTCCTGCTATTTGGAGAAAAAGTCGATATTTCACCTTATCTGAATGCTGCCATGAAAAAGGTAGCGCCTGTTGCTCTTACAGCCATGCGCCAATCCATGCGTGACGAAAGCATCAATGCGGACTTGGTATTGATCGCGGGAGGTGGAGCCTTGGCTTATAAGGAAGCGGCCAAGGAGATTTTTTCACGAAGCAAGATCATCGTGCCGGAACAGTCTGTTTTGGCGAACGTCCGAGGCTTCTGGTTTTATGGGGCATGA